Proteins from one Triticum aestivum cultivar Chinese Spring chromosome 7A, IWGSC CS RefSeq v2.1, whole genome shotgun sequence genomic window:
- the LOC123149829 gene encoding protein DETOXIFICATION 34 — translation MGSDAAAVSTAREAARMAWDESKRLWGIGTPIAIATLSMYAVSSVTTIFVGHLGNLPLAAASIGLSVFSTFSLGFLLGMGSALETLCGQAFGAGQVAMLGVYLQRSWIVLIAAALLMVPFYVFAEPLLLAVGQDPVLAREAARFSLYILPGALSFAVNFPTGKFLQAQSKVLVLAWIGVAGLCFHVALTYLLVTVLRWGTPGAAAAYDLSLWAIALGQAAYIIGWCKDGWRGWSMAAFHDMWAFVKLSLESAVMLCLEIWYLGMITVLTGNFQDAQIAVDSLGVCMNINGWECMIFIGLNAAISVRVSNELGSGRPRAAMHAVVVVIAESLLIGLLCMALVLIFRDNFAIIYTTDLELQHAVSKIAGLLGLTMVLNSVQPVVSGVAIGGGWQGLVAYINLVCYYVFGLPLGYLLGYKFNYGVGGIWAGMLSGVALQTLILLFIVWRTDWNAEAALASSRVRKWGGIDGTKPLLEDN, via the exons ATGGGTTCCGACGCGGCGGCGGTGAGCACCGCGCGGGAGGCCGCACGCATGGCGTGGGACGAGTCCAAGCGCCTCTGGGGCATCGGCACGCCCATCGCCATCGCCACGCTCAGCATGTACGCCGTCAGCTCCGTCACCACCATCTTCGTCGGCCACCTCGGCAACctgcccctcgccgccgcctccatcggccTCTCCGTCTTCTCCACCTTCTCCCTCGGATTCTTG CTCGGCATGGGGAGCGCTCTGGAGACGCTGTGCGGGCAGGCGTTCGGCGCCGGCCAGGTGGCCATGCTCGGCGTCTACCTGCAGCGCTCCTGGATCGTCCTCATCGCTGCCGCACTCCTAATGGTGCCCTTCTACGTCTTTGccgagccgctcctcctcgccgtcggccAGGACCCCGTCCTCGCGCGCGAGGCCGCCCGCTTCTCGCTCTACATCCTCCCTGGGGCCTTGTCCTTCGCCGTCAACTTCCCCACTGGCAAGTTCCTCCAGGCGCAGAGCAAGGTCCTGGTGCTCGCCTGGATCGGCGTCGCCGGCCTCTGCTTCCACGTCGCGCTCACCTACCTCCTCGTCACCGTCCTCAGATGGGGCaccccgggcgccgccgccgcctacgACCTCTCCCTTTGGGCCATCGCGCTGGGACAGGCCGCCTACATCATCGGCTGGTGCAAGGACGGCTGGAGGGGCTGGTCCATGGCCGCATTCCACGACATGTGGGCGTTCGTCAAGCTCTCACTCGAGTCCGCCGTCATGCTCTGCCTTGAGATTTGgtacctcggcatgatcaccgtcCTCACCGGCAACTTCCAGGATGCGCAGATTGCCGTCGACTCGCTTGGCGTCTG CATGAATATAAACGGTTGGGAATGTATGATCTTCATTGGCCTCAATGCTGCCATCAG TGTTCGGGTCTCCAACGAGCTGGGCTCTGGCCGTCCAAGGGCAGCAATGcacgccgtcgtcgtcgtcatcgccgaGTCGCTGCTCATCGGGCTGCTATGCATGGCCCTCGTCTTGATCTTCAGAGATAACTTCGCCATCATCTACACCACCGATTTGGAGCTCCAGCATGCAGTCTCCAAGATTGCAGGACTGCTTGGCCTGACCATGGTGCTCAACAGCGTGCAGCCCGTGGTTTCAG GGGTTGCTATTGGAGGAGGATGGCAAGGCCTTGTTGCATACATCAACCTAGTCTGCTACTATGTTTTCGGGTTGCCTTTGGGCTATCTTCTCGGCTACAAGTTCAACTATGGAGTTGGG GGGATTTGGGCTGGCATGCTTTCCGGGGTTGCACTTCAAACACTGATTTTACTCTTCATCGTGTGGAGAACAGATTGGAATGCAGAG GCTGCACTAGCATCGAGCCGTGTGCGAAAATGGGGCGGCATCGATGGAACCAAACCTCTGCTGGAAGATAACTAG